From the genome of Hymenobacter cellulosilyticus, one region includes:
- a CDS encoding cytochrome ubiquinol oxidase subunit I, translating into MDDFLAARSQMALSLGFHIIFSCIGMVMPFFMAVAHYYWLRTQDVTYKNVTRAWSKGVAIFFATGAVSGTVLSFELGLLWPKFMEHAGPIFGMPFSLEGTAFFIEAIALGFFLYGWDRFNPWFHWFTGVVVGVSGLASGILVVAANAWMNSPAGFDYVNGQYLNIDPIAAMFNDAWLSQALHMTLAAFAATGFAVAGVHALMLRRGRNLAFHTRAFRIAAAFGAVAALLQPLSGDFSAKDVARRQPAKLAAMEAHFHTEKSASLVLGGLPNEDKQRVDYALKIPGMLSFLAHGNFEQEVTGLDRIAPENRPPVVVPHIAFQLMVGLGTLMMGIAAVYFLALWRKKQWLTSRWLLGLFVAATPAGFIAVEAGWTVTEVGRQPWIINGVMRTADAVTPMPGIAYSFYLFTAVYLSLSLVVIFLLYRQIRMVPELYDVPAGTPEPEPAHA; encoded by the coding sequence ATGGATGATTTTCTTGCTGCCCGCTCCCAAATGGCCCTGTCGCTGGGCTTTCACATCATCTTTTCCTGCATCGGCATGGTCATGCCGTTTTTTATGGCTGTGGCCCACTACTACTGGCTCCGGACCCAGGACGTGACTTACAAAAACGTGACCCGGGCCTGGAGCAAAGGCGTAGCTATTTTCTTCGCCACCGGCGCCGTGTCGGGCACGGTGCTGTCGTTTGAGCTAGGCTTGCTCTGGCCCAAGTTCATGGAGCACGCCGGACCTATTTTCGGGATGCCGTTTTCCCTGGAAGGCACGGCTTTCTTTATCGAGGCCATTGCCCTGGGCTTTTTCCTGTACGGCTGGGACCGGTTCAACCCCTGGTTTCACTGGTTTACGGGCGTCGTGGTGGGCGTGAGTGGGCTGGCCTCGGGCATCTTGGTGGTGGCCGCCAACGCCTGGATGAACAGCCCCGCCGGCTTCGACTACGTGAACGGCCAATACCTCAATATTGACCCCATTGCGGCCATGTTCAACGACGCCTGGCTTTCCCAGGCCCTGCACATGACCCTGGCCGCCTTTGCCGCCACCGGGTTTGCCGTGGCCGGCGTGCACGCCCTGATGCTGCGCCGGGGCCGCAACCTGGCCTTTCACACCCGCGCCTTCCGCATTGCCGCCGCCTTCGGGGCCGTGGCCGCCCTGCTTCAGCCCCTGAGCGGCGACTTTTCGGCCAAGGACGTGGCCCGCCGCCAGCCCGCCAAGCTGGCGGCTATGGAAGCTCACTTTCACACCGAAAAGTCGGCCTCCCTGGTGCTGGGCGGTTTGCCTAACGAGGATAAGCAGCGCGTAGACTACGCCCTTAAGATTCCCGGGATGCTGAGCTTTCTGGCCCACGGCAACTTCGAGCAGGAAGTCACCGGCCTCGACCGGATTGCTCCGGAAAACCGGCCGCCGGTAGTTGTGCCCCACATTGCGTTTCAACTCATGGTGGGCCTGGGCACGCTGATGATGGGCATAGCGGCGGTGTACTTCCTGGCTTTGTGGCGCAAAAAGCAGTGGCTCACGAGCCGCTGGCTTTTGGGCTTGTTTGTGGCCGCCACGCCCGCCGGCTTCATTGCCGTGGAAGCGGGCTGGACGGTAACCGAAGTTGGCCGGCAGCCCTGGATTATCAACGGGGTGATGCGCACGGCCGACGCCGTAACGCCCATGCCGGGCATTGCCTACTCGTTTTACCTGTTTACGGCCGTGTATCTGTCCTTGAGCCTGGTCGTTATCTTCCTGCTCTACCGCCAGATCCGGATGGTACCCGAGCTGTATGACGTGCCCGCCGGTACCCCCGAACCCGAACCCGCCCACGCCTAG
- a CDS encoding mersacidin/lichenicidin family type 2 lantibiotic, which yields MEKKLMTIRAWKDAEYRATLTPEQLALIEPNPVGTALTEEELAQNTGGQFFELVGPGMFLTISGECNGGTCCNPFGSGR from the coding sequence ATGGAAAAGAAACTGATGACCATCCGTGCGTGGAAAGATGCTGAGTACCGCGCTACCCTTACCCCCGAGCAGTTGGCCCTAATTGAGCCCAACCCCGTGGGCACCGCCCTCACCGAAGAGGAACTCGCCCAGAACACTGGCGGACAGTTCTTCGAATTGGTTGGCCCGGGTATGTTCCTCACCATTAGCGGTGAATGCAATGGCGGCACCTGCTGCAACCCATTCGGCTCAGGCCGATAA
- a CDS encoding cellulase family glycosylhydrolase, with amino-acid sequence MAQTPATARQPTGDVYVDGQGVLRWQQTKQEVALFGVNYTAPFAHAYRAQRTVGGSPEKAIDQDVYHLSRLGLDAFRIHVWDVEITDTLGNLQQNEHLRLLDYLVAQLKQRGIKIILTPIAYWNNGYPEPDSGTGFSSIYSKVQAYTNPRAIRAQENYLTQFLNHRNQYTQQLNREDPDILAYEVCNEPRYHQPEAEVTAFANRMVAAMRATGYRKPIFYNIAENPGVEEAILAANVDGLTFQWYPAGLVSGHTLRGNLLPHVDQYPIPFRQDPRFQRRAKMVYEFESGDIIQPVMYPFMARSFREAGFQWATQFAYDPLAIAYANTEYQTHYLNLAYTPAKALSLLIASKVFHRVGRGQTFSRYPADSVFDAFCVSYRQGLSEMNTEEEFYYTSSTQSFAKKASKLRHVAGAGSSPVVQYGGSGAYFLDRLAPGVWRLEVLPDAVPIRDPFETASLKKPVTQILWNDQPLRLLLPELGRRFSLRGLNEGNTAQAQAQDGRVTVRPGVYLLAAAGKKTSSWTADSRLGSLRLGEYAAPAPTALGPQVRHTPFAQAAAGQPLTIRATMTGIAPTDSVFLIAQHYYGRTQVLPMRQPAYATVEATVPAELTYAGLLRYWIVLKKAGQPLTFPGGFGGSPRDWDYFPREHWEVPLVAPKTPLFLFQAATDKEQGKPAA; translated from the coding sequence TTGGCCCAAACGCCGGCCACGGCCCGCCAACCCACCGGCGACGTGTACGTGGACGGGCAGGGTGTCCTGCGCTGGCAGCAAACCAAGCAGGAAGTAGCCCTGTTTGGCGTCAATTACACTGCCCCGTTTGCCCACGCGTACCGGGCCCAGCGGACGGTGGGAGGCAGCCCCGAAAAGGCCATTGACCAAGACGTATATCACCTCTCGCGCCTGGGCCTGGATGCTTTCCGCATTCACGTGTGGGACGTCGAAATCACCGACACGCTCGGCAACCTGCAGCAGAATGAGCACCTGCGCCTGCTCGATTACCTGGTGGCCCAGCTCAAGCAGCGCGGCATCAAGATTATCCTGACGCCCATTGCCTACTGGAACAACGGCTACCCCGAGCCGGATTCGGGCACGGGCTTCTCCAGCATTTACTCCAAGGTGCAGGCCTACACCAATCCGCGGGCTATCCGGGCCCAGGAAAACTACCTCACGCAGTTTCTCAACCACCGTAACCAGTACACTCAGCAACTGAACCGCGAGGACCCGGATATTCTGGCGTACGAAGTGTGCAACGAGCCCCGCTACCATCAGCCCGAGGCCGAGGTAACAGCCTTTGCCAACCGGATGGTGGCCGCCATGCGGGCTACCGGCTACCGCAAGCCCATCTTCTATAACATTGCCGAAAACCCGGGAGTGGAAGAAGCCATTCTGGCCGCCAACGTGGATGGGCTGACCTTTCAGTGGTACCCGGCTGGCCTGGTGAGCGGGCACACGCTGCGCGGCAACCTGCTGCCGCACGTAGACCAGTACCCTATTCCGTTTCGGCAGGACCCGCGGTTTCAGCGCCGGGCCAAGATGGTGTATGAGTTTGAGTCGGGCGACATTATCCAGCCGGTCATGTACCCGTTTATGGCCCGCAGCTTCCGGGAGGCTGGGTTTCAGTGGGCCACGCAGTTTGCCTACGACCCGTTGGCCATTGCCTACGCCAACACCGAGTACCAGACGCACTACCTCAACCTAGCCTACACGCCGGCCAAAGCCCTGAGTTTGCTGATTGCCAGCAAGGTATTTCACCGGGTGGGTCGGGGGCAAACCTTCAGCCGCTACCCTGCCGACTCCGTGTTTGACGCCTTCTGCGTCAGCTATCGGCAGGGGCTCAGTGAGATGAACACCGAGGAGGAATTTTATTACACCTCATCTACACAATCGTTTGCTAAAAAAGCCTCGAAATTACGCCACGTTGCCGGCGCAGGTAGCTCACCCGTAGTGCAATACGGCGGCTCCGGGGCCTATTTCCTGGACCGGCTGGCTCCTGGGGTGTGGCGCCTGGAAGTGCTGCCCGACGCGGTGCCTATCCGGGACCCGTTTGAAACAGCTTCCCTGAAAAAGCCGGTCACCCAGATTCTGTGGAACGACCAGCCCTTACGCCTGCTGCTGCCGGAACTGGGCCGCCGCTTCAGCCTGCGCGGGCTCAACGAAGGCAATACTGCCCAGGCCCAGGCCCAGGATGGGCGCGTTACGGTGCGGCCGGGCGTGTACCTGCTGGCCGCGGCCGGCAAGAAGACCAGCTCCTGGACGGCCGATTCGCGGCTGGGCAGTTTGCGCCTGGGCGAATATGCGGCTCCCGCGCCCACGGCGCTAGGGCCTCAGGTGCGGCACACGCCTTTCGCGCAAGCCGCGGCCGGCCAGCCCCTGACCATCCGGGCCACCATGACCGGAATTGCGCCTACCGACAGCGTTTTTCTGATTGCCCAACACTACTACGGCCGCACCCAGGTCCTGCCCATGCGGCAGCCGGCCTACGCCACCGTGGAAGCTACCGTGCCAGCCGAACTGACCTACGCCGGGTTGCTGCGCTACTGGATTGTGCTGAAAAAAGCCGGGCAGCCGCTCACGTTTCCCGGCGGCTTCGGCGGCTCCCCGCGCGACTGGGACTATTTCCCCCGGGAGCATTGGGAAGTGCCCTTAGTAGCGCCTAAAACCCCCTTGTTCTTGTTTCAGGCCGCTACTGACAAAGAGCAGGGGAAGCCCGCAGCCTGA
- a CDS encoding mersacidin/lichenicidin family type 2 lantibiotic, producing the protein MEKKLMTIRAWKDAEYRATLTPEQLALIEPNPWAPPSPKKSLPRMLVACGLATAGLPPLAANATVAPAATHSAQTFLSNCRKLTSQ; encoded by the coding sequence ATGGAAAAGAAACTGATGACCATCCGCGCTTGGAAAGATGCCGAGTACCGCGCTACCCTCACCCCCGAGCAGTTGGCCCTAATTGAGCCCAACCCGTGGGCACCGCCCTCACCGAAGAAGAGCTTGCCCAGAATGCTGGTGGCCTGCGGGTTGGCGACGGCTGGTTTACCACCATTAGCGGCGAATGCAACGGTGGCACCTGCTGCAACCCATTCGGCTCAAACCTTCCTTAGTAACTGTAGAAAGCTGACAAGTCAGTGA
- a CDS encoding cytochrome d ubiquinol oxidase subunit II encodes MDYVVITFLYLAILLYLLLGGADFGAGIIELFTSRKNRRVTHETLYQAIGPIWEANHMWLIIAIVILFVGFPRVYSVMSVSLHIPLLLLLLGIIARGTAFVFRHYDAVHDRMQGIYATIFVYSSLVTPLFIGILAGSALAGYVDPAAPDFLSAYVWSWMHWFGVAVGVFTVALCGYLASVYTIGEATTEADRQRFIRKTRLLTIMAFAAGALVFVAAYYEGLPLLTWIFGNPVGIAAIGLATISLGLLWYVLGRDSRTWLPRVLAGFQVTMILLAVGYAHFPDFIRLRNGEHLSLFEQLAPAKTIAALGWALLLGSLFILPALGYLYYSFQHVSRPQSAAPEAAPVP; translated from the coding sequence ATGGACTACGTCGTTATCACCTTTCTCTACCTGGCCATTCTGCTTTACCTGCTGCTAGGCGGCGCCGACTTTGGCGCGGGCATCATCGAGCTGTTCACGTCCCGAAAAAACCGCCGCGTAACCCACGAAACGCTCTACCAGGCCATTGGGCCCATCTGGGAAGCCAACCACATGTGGCTCATCATTGCCATTGTGATTCTGTTCGTGGGCTTTCCGCGCGTCTACAGCGTGATGTCGGTAAGCCTGCACATTCCGCTGCTGCTCTTGCTGCTGGGTATTATTGCCCGGGGCACGGCCTTCGTCTTCCGCCACTACGACGCGGTGCACGACCGGATGCAGGGCATTTACGCCACCATTTTCGTGTATTCCAGCCTGGTCACCCCGCTCTTCATCGGCATTCTGGCCGGCAGCGCCCTGGCCGGCTACGTGGACCCCGCCGCCCCCGATTTTCTCTCGGCTTACGTCTGGAGCTGGATGCACTGGTTTGGAGTGGCCGTGGGCGTGTTCACCGTAGCCCTGTGCGGCTACCTGGCCTCGGTGTATACCATAGGAGAAGCCACTACCGAAGCCGACCGGCAACGCTTTATCCGCAAAACCCGCCTACTCACGATTATGGCCTTTGCCGCCGGGGCCCTGGTATTCGTGGCTGCTTATTACGAAGGCTTGCCGCTGCTAACCTGGATTTTCGGTAACCCAGTGGGCATAGCGGCTATTGGGCTGGCTACCATTTCGCTGGGGTTGCTGTGGTACGTGCTGGGCCGGGACAGCCGCACCTGGCTGCCCCGGGTGCTGGCCGGCTTTCAGGTCACGATGATTCTGCTGGCCGTCGGGTACGCCCACTTCCCCGACTTCATCCGCCTGCGCAACGGGGAGCACCTGTCGTTGTTTGAGCAGTTGGCCCCGGCCAAAACCATTGCGGCCCTGGGCTGGGCCCTGCTGCTGGGTAGCCTGTTTATTCTGCCTGCCCTGGGCTACTTGTACTACAGCTTCCAGCATGTGTCGAGGCCGCAGAGCGCGGCACCCGAAGCCGCGCCGGTGCCGTAG
- a CDS encoding glycosyl hydrolase 53 family protein: MKNRLVLFLLILLLYAGFGAAVRAQNPAFAKGADVGWLTEMEAAGRQFYNSAGTPQDLLQILDDYDMNTIRLRVWVNPAGGWNGKNDVVAKAIRARNRGFRLLIDFHYSDSWADPGQQAKPAAWRNLGFADLKTALYNHTYDVLDSLKDNGIVPEWVQVGNETNDGMLWPDGRRTTNPQNFAALIDQGYAAVKAVNPTSKVIVHISNGFNSSLFRSVFDGLTTHGARYDVIGMSLYPTTTDWPLLTAQCQANMNDLVTRYPGKEVMLVETGMPADAPIPARQMLLDLMSKVRAVPGNKGLGVLYWEPQAYNWQGYSLSAWSNTGRPTAAMDAFRDTPPSDGLVYNPSFEYTAVTQTPVGWSTAGPNATANFTQSYGRTSPLQLVHYQATAYQVRTYQLLTAVPNGTYTLRAWVQSSGGQKLCQLYASGFGGAERTAAIVGTSGTWQQLQVPGVVVTNGQCEIGLRSDANANDFCSLDDVEFVPNAVTAVGQTAAANGLDARIFPNPVSQQCTISYTLAQPETVQLDLYSLTGQHLRTLQPARRMASGTHRQAVELGSAVASGVYLLSISHGGQHTVQRLIKY, encoded by the coding sequence ATGAAAAACAGACTTGTACTCTTTCTGCTAATTCTGCTGCTGTACGCTGGCTTCGGCGCGGCGGTACGGGCCCAAAATCCGGCCTTTGCCAAAGGGGCCGATGTAGGCTGGCTGACCGAAATGGAAGCCGCGGGCCGCCAGTTCTACAACTCGGCCGGCACGCCCCAGGATTTGCTGCAGATTCTGGACGACTACGATATGAATACCATCCGGCTGCGGGTGTGGGTAAACCCTGCGGGCGGCTGGAACGGCAAAAACGACGTGGTAGCCAAAGCCATCCGGGCCCGCAACCGGGGCTTCCGGCTGCTGATTGACTTTCACTACAGCGACAGTTGGGCCGACCCGGGCCAGCAGGCCAAGCCCGCCGCCTGGCGCAACCTGGGCTTTGCCGACCTGAAAACGGCCCTCTACAACCATACTTATGACGTGCTGGACTCCCTCAAGGACAACGGCATCGTGCCGGAGTGGGTGCAGGTAGGCAACGAAACCAACGACGGAATGCTGTGGCCCGATGGCCGGCGCACTACCAACCCGCAGAATTTTGCCGCTCTGATTGACCAGGGCTACGCGGCCGTGAAAGCCGTGAATCCGACTTCTAAAGTCATTGTGCACATTTCCAACGGATTCAATAGCAGCTTATTCCGCAGCGTATTCGACGGGCTTACCACGCATGGGGCCCGCTACGACGTCATCGGCATGTCGCTCTACCCAACCACCACCGACTGGCCCCTGCTGACGGCCCAGTGCCAGGCCAACATGAACGACCTGGTGACGCGCTACCCCGGCAAGGAAGTTATGCTGGTAGAAACCGGCATGCCAGCTGATGCCCCCATTCCAGCCCGGCAAATGCTGCTGGATTTGATGAGCAAGGTGCGGGCCGTGCCCGGCAACAAGGGCCTGGGCGTGCTGTACTGGGAGCCCCAGGCCTACAACTGGCAGGGCTACAGTCTGAGCGCCTGGAGCAACACCGGCCGGCCCACCGCGGCTATGGATGCTTTCCGCGACACGCCGCCTTCCGACGGGCTGGTGTATAACCCCAGTTTCGAATACACGGCCGTGACCCAGACGCCGGTGGGCTGGAGTACCGCGGGCCCCAACGCCACCGCTAATTTTACCCAGAGCTACGGCCGCACCAGCCCCTTGCAGCTCGTGCACTATCAGGCTACGGCCTACCAGGTGCGCACCTACCAGCTGCTGACGGCGGTACCCAACGGCACGTACACGCTGCGCGCCTGGGTGCAGAGCAGCGGCGGCCAGAAGCTGTGCCAGCTCTACGCTTCGGGTTTCGGGGGCGCTGAGCGCACGGCGGCCATTGTCGGCACCAGCGGCACCTGGCAGCAGCTGCAGGTGCCTGGGGTAGTGGTAACCAACGGGCAGTGCGAAATCGGGCTGCGCTCCGACGCCAATGCCAACGACTTCTGCTCCCTCGACGACGTGGAGTTTGTGCCCAACGCCGTGACCGCCGTAGGTCAAACTGCCGCTGCCAACGGCCTCGACGCGCGGATTTTCCCCAACCCCGTAAGCCAGCAGTGCACGATTAGCTACACGCTGGCCCAACCCGAAACCGTGCAGCTGGACCTCTACAGCCTCACCGGCCAGCACCTGCGCACGCTGCAGCCCGCCCGGCGCATGGCATCTGGTACCCATCGGCAAGCGGTGGAGCTGGGCAGCGCGGTGGCGTCGGGCGTATATCTGCTCAGCATCTCCCACGGCGGCCAGCACACCGTCCAGCGCCTCATCAAATACTAG
- a CDS encoding DUF983 domain-containing protein — translation MKPIDSSTLALLDLRCPRCHQGQLFSYPAYKLTKYAVMPERCPVCSVAYEPEPGFYWGAMFVSYAFSVAWFAIGGVAAYYLFNNPSVWVYMLLVTVLVLLTAPATLRYSRAIMLYLFGGIKYDPSYQRLEPDSSQRNRANAPAAL, via the coding sequence ATGAAACCCATAGATTCGTCCACCCTGGCCTTGCTCGATTTGCGCTGCCCGCGCTGCCACCAGGGCCAGCTGTTTTCCTATCCGGCCTACAAGCTGACCAAGTACGCCGTGATGCCCGAGCGGTGCCCGGTGTGCAGCGTGGCCTACGAGCCCGAGCCCGGCTTCTACTGGGGCGCCATGTTCGTGAGCTACGCCTTTTCGGTTGCCTGGTTTGCCATCGGCGGGGTAGCGGCGTACTACCTCTTCAACAACCCCTCGGTGTGGGTATACATGCTGCTGGTCACGGTGCTGGTGCTCCTGACGGCCCCGGCCACGCTGCGCTACTCCCGGGCCATTATGCTGTACTTGTTTGGCGGCATCAAGTACGACCCGAGTTATCAACGGCTCGAACCAGATTCTTCCCAACGAAACCGGGCCAACGCCCCCGCTGCTTTGTAA
- the galB gene encoding beta-galactosidase GalB has translation MRFFPSFLSLPGLALLLTLTNPAAAQSRQDILLTSNWKFTKGDVANAAQPGFKDDKWQTVSVPHDWAIYGPFSSTNDLQQVKIEQNNEKQATTKAGRTGGLPFIGTGWYRRRLAVPGFGPGKRAELVFDGAMSNAHVFVNGKEVGYWPYGYNSFHFDITSFLNPSGDNTLAVRLENQPEASRWYPGAGLYRNVHLLVTDEVHIPVWGTYITTPDITADFAKVKLRTEVAGGSVTQNLRLDTEIRDAAGTVVATLSTALAATDGQQFEQNLVVPQPRLWSPETPVLYTASSKLYAGSALKDEYQTRFGIRSFTFEANKGFSLNGQLRRFRGVCNHHDLGPLGAAINTAALRRQLTLLKDLGADAIRTTHNMPAPELVSLADEMGFMLIVESFDEWKKPKVKNGYSQYFDEWSERDVVNMVHRDRNHPSVIMWSIGNEVPDQWAPGGTKIAKRLQDIVHREDPTRPVTAGMDQFDAVVNNGFAALLDVPGFNYKPHRYPEAYTKLPQALMLGSETASTVSSRGVYKFPVVVAKDKKYPDNQSSSYDLEACNWSQTPDEEFVQQDALNYLMGEFVWTGFDYLGEPTPYDESWPSHSSYFGIMDLAGLPKDRFYLYRSRWNPTAPTLHLLPHWTWPGREGQTTPVFCYTNYPSAELFVNGVSQGRQTKGPSDKPQTRYRLMWSDVKYAPGSLKVVAYDAQGKAVGEEEVRTAGKPHHIKLVTDRSSLVADGQDLAYVTVRVEDAQGNLCPEAANEVQFKVSGAGKFRAAANGNAASLELFHEPHMKAFQGQLVAVVQASDKAGNVQLQATGKGLKSAAVTIQTGSAK, from the coding sequence ATGCGCTTTTTTCCTTCCTTTCTGTCCCTGCCGGGCCTGGCCCTGCTGCTCACCCTGACCAACCCGGCCGCGGCCCAGTCGCGGCAGGATATTCTGCTGACTTCCAACTGGAAATTCACCAAGGGCGACGTGGCCAACGCGGCCCAGCCCGGCTTTAAAGACGACAAGTGGCAAACCGTGAGCGTGCCCCACGACTGGGCCATCTACGGTCCGTTTAGCAGCACCAACGACTTGCAGCAAGTCAAAATTGAGCAGAACAACGAGAAGCAGGCCACTACCAAGGCCGGCCGCACCGGCGGGCTGCCCTTTATCGGCACGGGCTGGTACCGGCGACGGTTGGCGGTGCCGGGCTTCGGACCGGGCAAGCGCGCCGAGCTGGTTTTCGACGGAGCCATGAGCAATGCCCACGTGTTTGTGAACGGCAAGGAAGTAGGCTACTGGCCCTACGGCTACAACTCGTTTCACTTCGACATTACCTCGTTTCTCAATCCCAGCGGCGACAATACCCTGGCCGTGCGCCTGGAAAACCAGCCGGAAGCCTCGCGCTGGTACCCCGGGGCCGGGCTGTACCGCAACGTGCATCTGCTGGTCACCGACGAGGTACATATTCCGGTGTGGGGCACTTACATCACGACGCCCGACATCACCGCCGACTTTGCTAAAGTGAAGCTGCGCACCGAAGTGGCCGGGGGCTCGGTAACCCAGAATCTGCGCCTCGACACCGAAATCCGGGACGCGGCGGGCACGGTAGTAGCTACGCTGAGCACCGCCTTGGCTGCTACCGACGGGCAGCAGTTTGAGCAAAACCTGGTGGTGCCCCAGCCCCGGCTTTGGTCGCCGGAAACGCCGGTGCTCTACACGGCTTCCTCGAAGCTGTACGCCGGCTCGGCGCTGAAAGACGAGTACCAGACCCGCTTCGGCATCCGCTCCTTTACCTTCGAGGCCAACAAGGGCTTCTCCCTGAACGGGCAGCTGCGCCGCTTCCGGGGCGTGTGCAACCACCACGACCTGGGCCCGCTGGGTGCCGCCATCAACACGGCGGCCCTGCGCCGGCAGCTGACCTTGCTCAAAGACCTGGGCGCCGACGCCATCCGGACGACGCACAACATGCCGGCGCCCGAGCTGGTGAGTTTGGCCGACGAAATGGGCTTTATGCTGATTGTCGAGTCGTTTGACGAGTGGAAAAAGCCCAAGGTCAAGAACGGCTACAGCCAGTATTTCGACGAGTGGTCGGAGCGCGACGTGGTAAACATGGTGCACCGGGACCGGAATCATCCGTCGGTGATTATGTGGAGCATCGGCAACGAGGTGCCCGACCAGTGGGCCCCCGGCGGCACCAAGATTGCCAAGCGCCTGCAGGACATTGTGCACCGCGAAGACCCGACCCGGCCCGTCACGGCCGGCATGGACCAGTTCGACGCGGTAGTCAACAACGGCTTTGCGGCCTTGCTCGACGTGCCGGGCTTCAACTACAAGCCCCACCGCTACCCCGAAGCTTACACCAAGCTGCCTCAAGCTTTGATGCTGGGCTCCGAAACGGCTTCTACGGTCAGCTCCCGCGGGGTGTACAAGTTTCCGGTGGTCGTGGCCAAGGACAAGAAATACCCCGATAACCAGTCGTCGTCCTACGACCTGGAAGCCTGCAACTGGTCCCAGACGCCGGACGAGGAATTTGTGCAGCAGGATGCGCTGAACTACCTGATGGGCGAATTCGTCTGGACCGGCTTCGATTACCTCGGCGAGCCGACTCCGTATGATGAGTCCTGGCCTTCGCACAGCTCCTACTTCGGCATTATGGACCTGGCCGGCTTGCCCAAAGACCGGTTTTACCTGTACCGCTCCCGCTGGAATCCCACCGCGCCCACGCTCCACCTGCTGCCCCACTGGACCTGGCCCGGCCGCGAAGGCCAGACTACGCCGGTGTTCTGCTACACGAACTACCCTTCGGCCGAGCTGTTCGTGAACGGCGTGAGCCAGGGCCGGCAAACCAAGGGCCCGTCCGACAAGCCCCAAACCCGCTACCGCCTGATGTGGAGCGACGTGAAATACGCACCCGGCAGTCTGAAAGTGGTGGCCTACGACGCCCAGGGCAAAGCCGTGGGTGAGGAAGAAGTGCGCACCGCCGGCAAGCCCCACCACATCAAGCTGGTCACGGACCGCAGCAGCCTGGTCGCCGACGGGCAGGATTTGGCCTACGTGACGGTGCGGGTGGAAGACGCCCAGGGCAACCTTTGCCCCGAAGCCGCCAACGAAGTGCAGTTCAAGGTCAGCGGCGCGGGCAAGTTCCGGGCCGCGGCCAACGGCAATGCCGCCAGCCTGGAGCTGTTTCACGAGCCCCACATGAAGGCGTTTCAGGGCCAGCTGGTAGCCGTAGTGCAAGCCTCCGACAAAGCCGGCAACGTGCAGCTGCAAGCCACCGGCAAAGGGCTGAAAAGCGCGGCCGTGACCATTCAGACCGGCAGCGCGAAGTAG